A region from the Streptomyces tsukubensis genome encodes:
- a CDS encoding DUF11 domain-containing protein, producing MPAALAALALAAGAGLAVPQAAHAVSSISVSSTTVAAGDTFTISFNGTADVDTPGAGENFYAGSSTLGRLSDFTTIVACTGNTAPCTSTFGIGQRVPLGDLTAGGAFSGTITLRVNPETPAGSFVLGYQLYGNRGGEATVYEPAITVTDPPPADLAVGVTAQPHLGILVPYLTYTLTAHNTGPDAVTSATVTATLPPGASATGLPAGCTTGTGTVTCTYGTIANGAGAAKSFRVPLHLFSLGQVTVTGTRTASTPADPNPANDTDSATCTVVSVLLATCP from the coding sequence GTGCCGGCCGCGCTGGCGGCCCTGGCACTGGCGGCCGGAGCGGGACTGGCCGTTCCCCAGGCCGCCCACGCCGTTTCCAGCATCAGCGTCTCCTCCACCACCGTCGCCGCCGGCGACACCTTCACGATCAGCTTCAACGGCACCGCGGACGTCGATACGCCCGGCGCCGGTGAGAACTTCTACGCCGGCTCCTCCACCCTCGGCCGGCTCTCTGATTTCACGACCATCGTTGCGTGCACGGGCAACACCGCCCCCTGCACCAGTACCTTCGGCATCGGCCAGCGCGTACCGCTGGGCGACCTGACGGCGGGCGGCGCGTTCAGCGGAACGATCACCCTCCGGGTCAACCCCGAAACCCCGGCCGGCTCCTTCGTCCTGGGCTACCAGCTCTACGGCAACCGCGGCGGCGAGGCCACCGTGTACGAGCCGGCCATCACCGTCACCGACCCGCCGCCCGCCGACCTCGCCGTCGGCGTGACCGCGCAGCCCCACCTGGGCATCCTGGTCCCCTACCTCACCTACACCCTGACCGCGCACAACACCGGTCCCGACGCGGTCACCTCCGCCACCGTCACCGCCACCCTGCCGCCCGGCGCCTCCGCCACCGGCCTCCCGGCCGGATGCACCACCGGCACCGGAACCGTGACCTGCACCTACGGGACCATCGCCAACGGGGCCGGCGCGGCCAAGTCCTTCCGCGTACCCCTGCACCTGTTCTCCCTGGGCCAGGTCACCGTCACCGGGACACGCACCGCCTCCACCCCGGCGGACCCGAACCCGGCCAACGACACCGACAGCGCCACCTGCACCGTCGTCTCCGTCCTTCTGGCGACCTGCCCGTAG
- a CDS encoding MerR family transcriptional regulator, producing MHLPVTPPRQVKIGAAAAFAGTTPRAVRHYHQIGLLPEPERGGDGRRLYGYDDMVRLLWIRRMAEAGIGLDDMRAAFGDSADVGEILGRLEESLAVRESEIKRQRAAVARLRAVGSPLGLLSEAVTDRLGHLPPGALRASDLEALLVTERIFGPLGSAVQAGVYIVLATHPGLRAEQDRLDEAEAALDDGVDPHDPRVEELAVQQYAHHRAVVQAMTAAGLDAADDELFETYDADPAEEEREMSALEAITKMPYDFSPARMRCMERLAELVGQDDCADG from the coding sequence ATGCATCTCCCCGTTACGCCGCCCCGCCAGGTCAAGATCGGTGCTGCTGCCGCTTTCGCCGGGACCACCCCGCGCGCTGTCCGCCACTACCACCAGATCGGTCTGCTGCCGGAACCCGAGCGGGGTGGGGACGGCCGCCGCCTCTACGGCTATGACGACATGGTCCGCCTGTTGTGGATCCGCAGAATGGCGGAGGCCGGTATCGGTCTGGACGATATGCGGGCTGCCTTCGGCGACTCCGCGGATGTCGGGGAGATCCTGGGCCGGCTGGAGGAATCCCTGGCCGTCCGGGAGAGCGAGATCAAGCGTCAGCGTGCGGCTGTCGCGCGTCTGCGGGCCGTGGGCAGCCCGCTGGGTCTGTTGTCCGAGGCGGTGACGGACCGGCTCGGTCATCTGCCTCCCGGTGCTTTGCGTGCCTCTGATCTGGAGGCTCTGCTGGTTACGGAGCGGATCTTCGGGCCGCTCGGCTCCGCCGTACAGGCCGGTGTGTACATCGTGCTGGCCACCCACCCCGGCCTGCGGGCCGAGCAGGACCGTCTCGACGAGGCCGAGGCCGCCCTCGACGACGGCGTCGACCCCCATGACCCGCGCGTCGAGGAACTCGCCGTACAGCAGTACGCCCATCACCGGGCCGTTGTGCAGGCCATGACGGCGGCCGGGCTGGATGCGGCCGATGACGAGCTTTTCGAGACCTATGATGCCGACCCGGCGGAGGAGGAGAGGGAGATGAGTGCTTTGGAGGCCATCACCAAGATGCCGTACGACTTCTCTCCTGCCCGGATGCGTTGTATGGAGCGCTTGGCGGAACTCGTCGGGCAGGACGACTGTGCGGACGGTTGA